Proteins encoded in a region of the Peromyscus maniculatus bairdii isolate BWxNUB_F1_BW_parent chromosome 15, HU_Pman_BW_mat_3.1, whole genome shotgun sequence genome:
- the Elovl7 gene encoding very long chain fatty acid elongase 7 isoform X1 codes for MAFSDLTSRTVRFYDNWIKDADPRVEDWLLMSSPLPQTIILGLYVYFVTSLGPKLMENRKAFELRKAMITYNFFIVLFSVYMCYEFVMSGWGTGYSFRCDIVDYSQSPRAMRMVHTCWLYYFSKFIELLDTVFFVLRKKNSQVTFLHVFHHTIMPWTWWFGVKFAAGGLGTFHAFLNTAVHVVMYSYYGLCAMGPAYQKYLWWKKHLTSLQLVQFILVTIHIGQIFFMEDCNYQYPIFLYVIMSYGCIFLLLFLHFWYRAYTQGQRLPKTIKNGNCKTKHH; via the exons ATCCAAGAGTTGAAGACTGGCTCCTCATGTCCTCGCCTCTGCCACAAACCATCATCCTGGGGCTCTATGTCTATTTTGTCACGTCTCTGGGACCAAAGCTCATGGAGAATCGGAAGGCCTTTGAACTCAGGAAAGCGATGATAACGTACAATTTTTTCATAGTActgttttctgtgtatatgtgttacgAG TTTGTGATGTCTGGCTGGGGTACAGGTTATTCGTTTCGATGTGACATTGTTGACTATTCTCAGTCACCGAGAGCGATGAGG ATGGTGCACACCTGCTGGCTTTATTACTTCTCCAAGTTTATTGAGCTGTTGGACACT GTCTTTTTTGTTCTGCGTAAGAAAAATAGCCAAGTGACTTTCCTTCATGTCTTCCATCATACAATCATGCCATGGACCTGGTGGTTTGGAGTCAAGTTTGCTGCAG GTGGTCTGGGAACGTTCCATGCCTTTTTAAATACAGCTGTGCATGTAGTCATGTATTCCTACTATGGATTGTGTGCCATGGGACCAGCCTACCAGAAGTATTTATGGTGGAAAAAGCATTTGACATCTTTACAGCTT GTCCAGTTTATCCTTGTCACCATCCACATAGGCCAGATCTTCTTCATGGAGGACTGCAATTACCAGTACCCAATTTTCCTGTACGTCATTATGAGTTACGGATGCATCTTCCTGCTACTGTTTCTCCACTTTTGGTACCGTGCTTACACCCAGGGTCAAAGATTGcccaaaactataaaaaatgGAAACTGCAAAACAAAGCATCATTAA
- the Elovl7 gene encoding very long chain fatty acid elongase 7 isoform X2: protein MSGWGTGYSFRCDIVDYSQSPRAMRMVHTCWLYYFSKFIELLDTVFFVLRKKNSQVTFLHVFHHTIMPWTWWFGVKFAAGGLGTFHAFLNTAVHVVMYSYYGLCAMGPAYQKYLWWKKHLTSLQLVQFILVTIHIGQIFFMEDCNYQYPIFLYVIMSYGCIFLLLFLHFWYRAYTQGQRLPKTIKNGNCKTKHH from the exons ATGTCTGGCTGGGGTACAGGTTATTCGTTTCGATGTGACATTGTTGACTATTCTCAGTCACCGAGAGCGATGAGG ATGGTGCACACCTGCTGGCTTTATTACTTCTCCAAGTTTATTGAGCTGTTGGACACT GTCTTTTTTGTTCTGCGTAAGAAAAATAGCCAAGTGACTTTCCTTCATGTCTTCCATCATACAATCATGCCATGGACCTGGTGGTTTGGAGTCAAGTTTGCTGCAG GTGGTCTGGGAACGTTCCATGCCTTTTTAAATACAGCTGTGCATGTAGTCATGTATTCCTACTATGGATTGTGTGCCATGGGACCAGCCTACCAGAAGTATTTATGGTGGAAAAAGCATTTGACATCTTTACAGCTT GTCCAGTTTATCCTTGTCACCATCCACATAGGCCAGATCTTCTTCATGGAGGACTGCAATTACCAGTACCCAATTTTCCTGTACGTCATTATGAGTTACGGATGCATCTTCCTGCTACTGTTTCTCCACTTTTGGTACCGTGCTTACACCCAGGGTCAAAGATTGcccaaaactataaaaaatgGAAACTGCAAAACAAAGCATCATTAA